Proteins co-encoded in one Gossypium arboreum isolate Shixiya-1 chromosome 11, ASM2569848v2, whole genome shotgun sequence genomic window:
- the LOC108477410 gene encoding putative disease resistance protein At1g50180, giving the protein MAEAAVSFVGERLADILEEIDFHTDVRKHVERLQEELVRMRCFLKDAEAKQDDDERVRNWVSDIRNVAYDAEDLIDKFLLRMESLKKNNFFKRSASVFKEWKYRSNIANELLQIRGRIVNISASRETYGIRNIGEGISTARERLRKLRRSSPRGEEKDIVGLDEDIDKLVKQLVKTDDQWHAISIVGMGGIGKTTLAKKVYNHGDIQACFRSRAWVYVSQEFSSKDLLEAIIKQVGSPRRKLESLGEEELEGILFEHLRKKRYLVVLDDVWSIEAWNSIAKAFPDRSNGSRVMLTTRNKGIALKADAQSIPYHLHFLSEEDGWMLFCKKAFIHNNDSYGSPQLEETGKEIVAKCAGLPLAIIVVGGLLSTKKNLGEWKRVLSNMHSLFARDADGVSAILALSYNDLPYYLKSCFLHLGQFPEDRLIPSHKLFRLWIAEGLIPQQGERMEDVAEDYLNELIERNMVQVAKWSVNDRVKQCRLHDLLRDLSLSKAKAESFHEIQGCQNLQPSAKSRRHAIYSTFQWPQCKYSNPQLRSLLFFRVDHNQSQVNYYINDPYKMEVSDLDYIGKSFKLLRILELDGIPCSKVSSIIGVLIHLKYLGLKETNLQELSPSISSLRNLQTLDVAANLHLKIIPNVIWKLIKLRHLYMCGHKYGGPLRVDTLLHLQVLSEINVEKWMQNNPAKLTSLRKLGIRGNFSLKATEIFNSILALVQLQSLYLRAEDADFPPLTQLSALQNLIKLHIRGTVRKLPSSHEFPPNLTQLTLEHTHLKQDSVRVIENLPRLLILRLKAHSYDGQKMTISVNGFPQLEFLEFHSLECLEELNLEEGAVLRLRSFRIINCANLKMLPEGMKSLGALRELDIEEMPKAFVDRFRGEDFYKVQHVPSILFV; this is encoded by the coding sequence ATGGCGGAAGCTGCAGTTTCCTTTGTTGGAGAAAGACTAGCTGACATACTGGAAGAAATTGATTTTCACACGGATGTTAGAAAACATGTGGAGCGTCTACAAGAGGAATTGGTTCGGATGAGATGTTTCTTAAAGGATGCAGAAGCAAAGCAAGATGACGACGAGAGAGTGCGCAACTGGGTGTCCGATATCAGAAATGTTGCCTATGACGCTGAGGATCTCATCGACAAGTTCCTCCTCAGAATGGAGTCCCTCAAGAAAAACAACTTCTTCAAAAGGTCTGCTTCCGTTTTCAAAGAATGGAAATATCGCTCCAACATCGCTAATGAGCTTCTTCAAATCCGAGGAAGAATCGTTAATATATCTGCTAGTCGTGAAACGTACGGCATCAGAAACATTGGGGAAGGTATCAGTACTGCAAGGGAGAGGCTTCGGAAGCTGAGAAGATCATCTCCTCGCGGTGAAGAGAAGGATATTGTTGGCCTGGACGAAGACATAGATAAGCTTGTGAAACAACTTGTCAAGACCGATGACCAATGGCATGCGATTTCAATAGTCGGAATGGGGGGCATCGGAAAGACAACTCTGGCAAAAAAGGTTTACAATCATGGTGATATCCAGGCTTGTTTTCGTTCTCGAGCATGGGTTTATGTTTCCCAGGAATTCAGTAGTAAAGACCTACTTGAGGCAATTATAAAGCAAGTGGGATCACCAAGAAGGAAATTGGAAAGTTTGGGAGAAGAAGAACTCGAAGGTATTCTCTTTGAACACCTAAGAAAGAAGCGATATTTGGTAGTCTTGGATGACGTATGGAGTATCGAAGCATGGAATTCGATTGCAAAGGCTTTTCCTGACAGAAGTAATGGAAGCAGAGTGATGCTAACAACACGCAACAAGGGTATTGCTTTGAAAGCAGATGCTCAAAGTATTCCCTATCATTTGCATTTTCTTAGTGAAGAAGATGGCTGGATGTTGTTCTGCAAGAAAGCTTTCATTCATAACAACGACTCATACGGTTCACCGCAGTTGGAGGAAACAGGGAAAGAGATTGTAGCAAAATGTGCTGGATTACCACTTGCCATCATTGTGGTGGGAGGATTGCTTTCAACGAAAAAAAATCTGGGGGAATGGAAAAGGGTTCTTTCCAACATGCACTCACTCTTCGCACGAGATGCAGATGGAGTGTCAGCCATACTAGCTTTGAGTTATAATGATTTGCCATATTACCTCAAATCTTGCTTCCTACATCTAGGCCAATTCCCAGAGGACCGCTTGATTCCCTCCCACAAACTATTTAGGCTGTGGATTGCAGAGGGTTTGATTCCGCAGCAAGGGGAAAGGATGGAGGACGTTGCAGAGGATTACTTGAATGAGTTAATCGAGAGAAACATGGTTCAAGTAGCCAAGTGGAGTGTCAACGACAGAGTTAAACAATGCCGTCTTCATGATCTTCTCCGAGATCTATCCCTCTCAAAGGCCAAAGCTGAGAGCTTTCATGAGATTCAAGGGTGTCAAAATCTCCAGCCTTCAGCAAAATCTCGTCGTCATGCCATCTACTCAACCTTTCAGTGGCCTCAATGCAAGTATTCGAATCCCCAACTCCGGTCACTCCTATTCTTTAGAGTTGATCATAACCAAAGCCAGgttaattattatataaatgaTCCTTATAAAATGGAAGTCAGTGATCTGGACTATATTGGCAAAAGCTTCAAATTGCTCAGAATCCTAGAGTTGGACGGCATACCATGTAGTAAGGTTTCAAGTATAATTGGGGTGCTAATTCATTTGAAGTACTTAGGGTTGAAGGAGACCAACTTGCAGGAGCTTTCGCCATCCATAAGTTCTTTGCGAAATCTGCAGACACTTGATGTTGCAGCAAATCTTCATCTGAAAATTATTCCCAATGTAATATGGAAGCTAATTAAGTTACGGCATCTTTATATGTGCGGCCATAAATACGGAGGGCCTCTGCGAGTCGACACACTGCTGCATCTCCAGGTTCTATCAGAAATAAATGTAGAAAAATGGATGCAAAACAACCCTGCAAAGTTAACCAGCCTGCGAAAATTGGGAATCAGAGGAAACTTCAGCTTGAAAGCTACTGAAATATTCAATTCCATTTTGGCACTTGTACAACTTCAATCCCTGTACCTGCGTGCTGAAGATGCTGATTTTCCACCACTCACTCAACTTTCTGCTCTTCAAAATCTCATCAAGTTGCATATCAGAGGAACGGTAAGAAAGTTACCTAGCTCACATGAATTCCCACCAAATCTGACTCAGTTGACATTAGAACATACTCATCTCAAGCAAGACTCGGTGAGGGTAATTGAGAATCTGCCGAGATTACTGATTTTGAGACTAAAAGCACACTCCTATGATGGACAAAAAATGACAATATCAGTCAACGGCTTTCCCCAACTTGAGTTCTTAGAGTTTCACTCACTAGAATGCTTGGAAGAGTTAAATCTTGAAGAAGGTGCAGTGCTAAGGCTTAGGAGTTTTCGGATCATCAATTGTGCAAACTTGAAGATGCTTCCCGAAGGAATGAAATCACTTGGTGCTCTCCGTGAGTTGGATATTGAAGAGATGCCAAAAGCATTTGTGGATAGGTTTCGAGGtgaagatttttacaaagttcaGCATGTGCCTTCCATCTTATTTGTTTAA
- the LOC108477618 gene encoding receptor kinase-like protein Xa21, translated as MGIYSFPRLVSAHFLMLFIAHVYSLNSDESSALLALKACISPAYQNVLANNWTTATSVCNWIGVICGGQPQRVVALSLSFMGLDGTLPPVGTTPSALGSITSLKKIDLSYNKLSGSIASTIFNLSSLQIIDLSHNMLAGNLPADMANRLPELKELYLSGNQLYGQIPSSLFNYRQLKVLCLSSNSLTGNISINLGNLTMLKDLDLSTNNFEGRIPSSIGNCSSLKTINFSENNLEGAIPSEIGLFLPNLLELQLRGNKFQGTIPSSIANASKLTLLDLADNSFTGPIPMTIGSLRNLQKLDLGHNQLSSESYTPESSFINSLTDNRNLRKIVLSGNPLDTMLPMSIGNLSTSLEYLELTNCKLKGSIPAEVGSLSSLISLKLGNNALTGVIPGTIGHLENLQSLQLQGNKLQGFIPYDLCLLGRMFELFLGGNELSGSIPKCLSNLIALRNLSLSSNRLTSTIPSSLWSLVDILAINLSSNSLQGSLPLSIRYPRALVEIDLSNNQLSGHIPVSITCNLVYLSFAVNRLHGPIPESLGGAMALEFLDLSRNNLSGVIPKSLEKLHYLIYFNVSFNQLEGEIPGAGSFANFTAQSYLMNKALCGAARLQVRHCRTKSTGKRLPKTILLLTMILLPVTASICFLSLVYRVIKHFREKVYRVIKHCLEKQEDPLLTTNRTILYQEIVLATDGFSESNLLGTGSFGFVYKGKMKEEKNVAIKVFDLNLERGMKSFQVESELLTKVGHPNLVKLMNSCSDNNFGALVLEYMPNGTLDKWLYTHNYFLNLLQRLDIMIEVASAMSYLHSEHIIHCDLKPTNVLLDEDMVARVSDFSIAKLLDGRDAAVQTGTMATIGYMAPEYGSSGIVSEKTDIYSFGILLMETFSGKKPTDNTFNGEMNLRSWIFESLPNAVDRIIDVTLLKNDQEDIAAKTRCIKSIMKVAWFCTVESFSKRKTMIEVECKLCRIKSRFLRDAKLIEECEVTQMALHPRILFRELKLATDGFSERNLLDSGKSSFVYKGTLEDKCVVAIKIFNLQKRGLEGFEAHCQALSFIRHRNVVKLLKCCSDIDFKALVVEYMPNGSLQNYLHPGMNIFNFHQRLEIMINVASALSYLHSMRVIHCNLNPTNVLLDEDMVARISGFSIAKFLDKGSAATITTTMAETPGYIAPEYESTGNVSEKTDVYSFGILLMETFTILNPIEMNWRSRICDSLQSEDKIVGLNFQQTDQEGFTATSTLTTRFLRTILRLIYCCTSELPDERKGMWEVETELVRLKQHVGTLAATKQKQI; from the exons ATGGGAATATATTCCTTTCCAAGGCTGGTATCAGCCCACTTCTTGATGTTGTTTATAGCAcatgtttattcattaaattctgATGAGTCATCTGCTCTTCTGGCCTTGAAAGCCTGTATCAGTCCTGCTTATCAAAATGTCTTGGCAAACAACTGGACAACAGCTACTTCAGTTTGTAATTGGATTGGTGTCATTTGTGGTGGCCAACCCCAGAGGGTCGTAGCCTTGAGCCTTTCTTTCATGGGTCTAGATGGCACCCTCCCTCCAGTTG GTACAACTCCATCAGCTTTAGGCAGCATAACTTCGTTGAAGAAGATCGATTTGAGCTACAATAAGCTCTCAGGTTCCATTGCTTCTACCATTTTTAATTTGTCTTCACTTCAGATAATTGATCTTAGCCACAATATGCTAGCTGGTAATCTTCCAGCAGACATGGCCAACCGTCTTCCAGAATTAAAGGAGCTTTATCTCTCTGGGAATCAACTTTATGGACAGATCCCAAGCAGTTTGTTCAACTACCGACAGCTAAAAGTACTATGTTTGTCTTCTAACAGTTTAACAGGAAATATATCTATAAATCTTGGGAACTTGACCATGCTCAAGGACTTGGATCTTAGCACTAACAACTTTGAAG GTCGCATTCCAAGCAGTATTGGTAACTGTTCATCACTCAAGACAATAAACTTCAGCGAAAACAACTTGGAAG GTGCAATACCATCAGAGATTGGCCTCTTCCTTCCAAATCTTCTTGAGCTTCAACTTCGGGGAAATAAATTTCAGGGAACCATCCCTAGCTCCATCGCGAATGCATCTAAACTCACTTTGTTGGACTTGGCTGATAACTCATTTACTGGCCCTATTCCTATGACAATTGGCAGTCTGAGAAATCTCCAAAAACTTGATTTAGGACACAATCAGTTAAGCAGTGAATCCTACACTCCAGAATCAAGCTTTATAAATTCATTAACAGATAACAGGAATTTGAGAAAGATAGTGTTATCAGGCAATCCTCTGGATACCATGCTCCCTATGTCTATTGGAAATCTCTCCACTTCTCTTGAATATCTTGAGTTAACTAATTGCAAACTTAAGGGCAGCATTCCCGCTGAAGTTGGCAGCTTAAGCAGCTTGATTTCCTTAAAGCTAGGAAACAATGCATTGACAGGTGTTATTCCAGGTACAATTGGACATCTGGAAAACCTGCAAAGTTTGCAACTTCAAGGTAATAAATTACAAGGATTCATTCCTTATGATCTTTGTCTGTTGGGACGGATGTTTGAATTGTTTTTAGGTGGCAATGAGCTCTCTGGGTCCATACCAAAATGCCTAAGTAATCTCATCGCTCTGAGGAACCTCAGCTTAAGCTCTAATAGATTGACTTCCACGATACCGTCCAGCTTGTGGAGCCTTGTGGATATACTGGCCATAAACCTGTCATCAAATTCTTTACAGGGGTCTCTCCCATTAAGCATTAGATATCCGAGAGCTTTGGTCGAAATTGATTTGTCAAATAATCAGTTATCAGGCCACATCCCAGTCAGTATTACGTGCAATCTAGTTTACCTCTCTTTTGCAGTAAATAGATTGCATGGTCCCATTCCAGAATCCCTTGGTGGGGCTATGGCCTTGGAATTCTTGGATCTCTCTCGTAACAACCTGTCCGGCGTAATTCCAAAATCCTTGGAAAAACTCCATTACCTTATATATTTTAATGTGTCTTTTAATCAACTCGAAGGGGAGATACCTGGTGCGGGATCCTTTGCTAACTTCACAGCCCAATCATATTTGATGAACAAAGCACTTTGCGGTGCAGCACGATTGCAAGTTCGGCATTGCAGGACTAAATCGACTGGTAAAAGATTGCCGAAGACTATTTTGCTTCTTACAATGATTCTGCTGCCAGTTACTGCATCAATTTGTTTCCTATCACTAGTATACAGGGTCATAAAACACTTCCGGGAAAAGGTATACAGGGTCATAAAGCACTGCCTGGAAAAGCAAGAGGATCCACTCTTAACAACAAACAGAACAATTTTGTACCAAGAAATTGTGCTAGCGACAGATGGATTTAGTGAAAGCAACCTTCTTGGCACTGGAAGTTTTGGTTTTGTTTACAAGGGAAAAATGAAAGAGGAGAAGAACGTTGCCATAAAGGTTTTCGATTTGAATCTAGAGAGAGGAATGAAGAGTTTTCAGGTTGAATCTGAATTACTGACTAAAGTTGGTCACCCTAATCTTGTCAAACTAATGAACAGCTGCAGTGATAACAATTTTGGAGCCTTGGTGCTGGAATACATGCCCAATGGAACCCTGGATAAGTGGCTTTACACTCACAATTATTTTTTGAATCTCTTGCAAAGACTTGATATAATGATAGAAGTTGCATCAGCTATGAGCTACCTTCATTCAGAACATATCATTCACTGTGATTTGAAACCTACCAATGTCCTGCTGGATGAAGACATGGTTGCTCGTGTAAGTGATTTCAGCATTGCCAAACTCCTAGATGGCAGAGATGCTGCAGTGCAAACAGGGACCATGGCCACTATTGGGTACATGGCACCAG AGTATGGATCGAGTGGAATTGTATCTGAAAAAACAGATATCTACAGCTTTGGTATTCTACTGATGGAAACATTCTCTGGAAAGAAGCCTACAGATAATACATTTAATGGAGAAATGAATTTGAGGAGCTGGATATTTGAGTCATTACCTAATGCAGTGGACAGAATCATTGATGTCACTTTGCTGAAAAATGATCAGGAAGACATAGCAGCTAAAACAAGATGCATAAAATCAATCATGAAAGTTGCTTGGTTTTGTACTGTAGAATCGTTTTCTAAGAGGAAGACTATGATAGAAGTTGAGTGCAAGCTCTGTAGGATAAAATCCCGCTTTTTAAGAGATGCCAAATTGATAGAAGAATGTGAAGTAACCCAAATGGCATTGCATCCTAGGATTTTGTTTCGAGAGCTTAAGTTAGCAACAGATGGATTTAGTGAAAGAAACCTGCTTGACTCGGGGAAATCTAGCTTTGTGTACAAAGGAACTCTGGAAGACAAGTGCGTCGTTGCAATAAAGATTTTTAATCTACAGAAAAGAGGGTTAGAAGGTTTTGAAGCTCACTGTCAAGCATTGTCATTTATTCGTCATCGGAATGTTGTTAAACTCCTGAAATGTTGCAGTGACATTGATTTCAAAGCCTTGGTGGTAGAATACATGCCCAACGGGTCTCTCCAAAACTATCTACACCCTGGCATGAATATCTTCAACTTTCACCAAAGACTCGAAATAATGATAAACGTGGCATCTGCTTTGTCTTACCTTCATTCTATGCGTGTCATTCACTGCAATTTAAACCCCACCAATGTCTTGCTAGATGAGGATATG GTTGCTCGCATAAGTGGCTTCAGCATTGCCAAATTCTTAGACAAAGGAAGTGCTGCAACAATAACCACTACAATGGCAGAAACTCCTGGTTATATAGCACCAG AGTATGAATCAACTGGAAATGTTTCCGAAAAAACTGATGTATACAGTTTTGGTATCCTATTGATGGAAACATTTACCATATTAAACCCAATAGAAATGAATTGGAGGAGCCGGATTTGCGACTCATTACAATCAGAAGATAAAATCGTAGGCCTCAATTTTCAGCAGACTGATCAGGAAGGCTTCACTGCTACTTCAACACTGACTACAAGATTTTTACGTACGATCCTGAGATTGATTTATTGTTGCACTTCAGAGTTGCCTGATGAGAGAAAGGGTATGTGGGAAGTTGAAACAGAGCTCGTAAGGTTGAAACAACATGTTGGAACATTGGCAGCAACAAAGCAAAAACAAATTTGA